The following nucleotide sequence is from Lacinutrix sp. Hel_I_90.
GTACTTTTGAAAAGCCGACCCATCCCAAATGTCATTCTCTCTAACTTTAATAGAATAGTACACGGCCTTATCTGCGTCAATTTGTTTGATTACCTGTTTGGTATGTTGTAGCAAATACTTATAAACACGCAAAGCAGCTGCATCTCCAACTGTTTTAGCCAAACGTGTTTTACATTTGCCTAACTCTGGATTTCGAGTGAATGTTATGATAAGATTTCTTGAATTCAATTCGTTTTATTTATTTGAGTGTATTGTAAAGGATACCGAGACTGTGAATTTATTTTTTAGTGTCTTCAGTTTCATAAATTTTCTCACCGTTTTTCAGCCATTTGCTCCATGCTTTATTAAAAGTATGTACTTTCTCGGTTTCTTTCGCTTCCGAATCTATGAGACTAAAGCCTTTATTCTTCCATTCAAAAATACCGCCGTAAAGATTATAAACATTAGTGTAACCTGCCTTTTTTAATTTTTTACCAGTAGTTTCAGAACGAATACCGAGAGAACAATACACTACTATTTTTTCATTTTTATCTGGATATTTTTCTTGAATTGAATCAATGTTAAATGTATTATAACCAACAAAAACGGCCTCTTTTAAATGGCTTACAGCATATTCTTGCGGCTCACGGGAATCAAAAATAATAGCTTTGGTTTTAGGCATGGCTAACGCTTCAACCGATATATAAGGCACCTCATTAGTATTGTGTTGTTTTAGTAAGGCATCGAGTGTTTTTTGTGCAATCGCTTCCACAGAGATAAAACTAAATAATAACAAAAAGAGGTGTTTCATGAGCTACTTTGAAGTTTAAGTACTTATATTAATCTGTTACAACACCTTGACAACTGCTTCCTGCGCCCGCTGTACACCCATAGCAGTGTTGGGAAATGACGATGTTTCTACCTTCTAATAAATCTTCTTGGTATTGCGAAATGTGTTTTGATTTGCTATTCACTGGTAGCGCTAACATCTGGTTAAAATCACAATCATATAAATAACCGTCCCAACTTACTGAAAGTGTATTGGTGCACATCACGTTTTTTACAGCAGCGGGATTGTAAGCGTCTACTAGGGCGTGCATATAATCTTCATAATTTTCTGATGCAATTAAATAATCCAAAAAACGAGCAATTGGTAAATTGGTGATGGCAAATAAATTATGAAATTGAATATCAAAATCTTCTTTCAGGGCTTTTTTGAAATCTTTTTCCATGGTGGCCTGATTTCCTGGTAAATAGGCGCCATTTGGATTGTAAACTAAGTCGAGTTTTAAATCACTGTCCGGCATGCCATAGCCTCTGGCATTTAATTCTTGTAGGGCTTTAATAGATAAGTCAAAAACCCCTTCGCCTCTTTGTTTGTCGGTTTTGCCCCTGGTCCAGTGTGGCATAGACGACACCACGTGTATGTTGTGTTTTTTAAAGAAATCGGGTAGGTCGTAATATTTTTTATTGGCGCGAATAATAGTTAAGTTAGAGCGTACAATAAAATCTTTAACGCCAACTTTGGACGCTTCTTCTACAAACCACCTAAAGTGCGGATTCATTTCAGGAGCGCCACCCGTTAAATCCAGGGTATGAGCGCCTGTTGTTTTAATAACCTCGAGAATTTGCTGCATGGTTTCCCTTGTCATGATCTCTTTTCTGTCTGGACCGGCATCTACATGACAATGTTCACATACTTGATTACACATATAACCAACATTGATTTGTAGAATTTCAAGCTTTTTTGCTTTTAAAGGAAACTGGTTGGTTTCAGAAATTTTATCTTTAAACTTAGGTAATTCACCACTTTGAAAAATACCATTAGAGAGTATTTCCAATTGTCTATTACTATTTGCTAAATCACTATCTCTTTTGTGTAGTGATTGTGTTTTTACTTTCGTCATTAATTATGTTTTACATAATCTTTACGTAAAATTTGTAAAGTAAGTTTTGTTTTCGGGACTATTTTTGGGTATTCAACTTAGTGAAAACCTATTTATTCGTTAAAAACTATAGGGCGCTTACATTTCAAGTTTATTAACTTTATTCATCATTTGTACCCCGTGTACTAATGTGGCACCACTTTTAATAGCAGCACCCACATGTAAGGCTTCCATCATTTCTTCCTTAGTAATGCCGCGTTGTAAACCGTCTTTTGTATAGGCGTCAATGCAATACGGGCACTGTTCTGTATGTGCCACCGCTAGGGCTATTAACGATTTTTCTCGTGCTGTAAGTGCCCCTTCTTCAAAGACTTTCCCGTAATAATCGAAAAATTTATCGCCTAATTCCTGATTCCATTCGCTTATTTTTCCAAATTTTCTAAGGTCAGCCGGATCATAATATGTTTTCTGCATGTTAATAAAATTTTAGCTAAGATATAAATCTAATGTCTAAAGTCGGAAATAGAAATCGTTCATAACAAATATTCCCATATATATTTTAAATTAGCACAATAAACAGTTTTATCATGAATGATTACTTTTTTATAATAGCTATACTTGTAATATTAGCAGCAGCTTTTGGTTATATAAATGTGCGCTTTTTTAAGCTGCCAAATGCCATTGGTTTAATGTTGATTACGATTCTTTTTACCTTAGGTATTTTTGCAATAAGTTATTTTGATTCTACACTTTTAGATGCCGAACGCTACATTATTAGACAAATTGATTTCAAGAGTGTTTTGTTAGATATTATGTTGAGTTTTTTACTGTTTGCAGGAGCCTTACATACCAATTTTGAACAGCTAAAAGTACAACGTTGGCCGGTATTGGTATTCTCAACTTTAGGGGTATTAGTGTCAACATTTTTAGTGGGTACAGTTGTGTATTTCATGCTGCAAATTATTGGGTTACAAGTGCAATTTATCTACTGTCTTTTATTTGGAGCATTAATTTCACCTACAGATCCTATCGCTGTTTTAGGAATCCTAAAAAAAGCGGGGGTTCCAAAAAAATTGGAAACCAAAATTGTAGGGGAATCTCTTTTTAATGATGGTGTTGGTGTTGTTATCTTTTTAACCATTTTTCAGATTGCCGATTTAGGTATTGCCAATATTGAAACCCTAGATGTTGCTAAACTTTTTGTTCAGGAAGTAATCGGTGGGATTCTTTTAGGTGGTGCTTTAGGTTGGATTACTTTTAGATTAATGCGGTCTATAGATGATTATGATATAGAAGTCATCATCACACTAGCTGCGGTTATGGGTGGTACATTACTAGCGCACGAATTTCATGTTTCTGCACCACTAGCAGTGGTTACAGCGGGTTTAATTATTGGAAACGATACGGTTAGAAGTAGTGCCATGTCTGCAACTACAGAAACCTATGTAGATAAGTTCTGGGAATTAATAGACATTTTATTAAATACGATTCTATTTGTTTTAATAGGTATGGAAATGTTGGTTCTGGCTTTAGAAGGAAAATATATTTTAGCAGGTTTATTAGCAATTCCAATAGTATTATTATGCCGTTACGCATCTTTATTACTACCCATCAATTTTTTCAAAAAGAAATTAAATTTTGTTCCAAAAACTAATCTGATTATGACCTGGGGAGGCTTGCGTGGGGGTATCTCTATTGCCTTGGCATTAGGTTTAACAGAGGCCATGCATCGGGATTTATTTTTGGTGGTTACTTATATTGTAGTCGTGTTCTCTATCTTGGTTCAAGGCTTAACCGTTGGTAAATTGGTGAAGAAAATTGAATTGAAATACGCTAAAACGGATAACCAATAGCAAAATTTAGAATAGGCTCGTCTGCTTCAAAATCAAAACGTTGTCCTTTTGGTTGAGCAGGATCATGAAATGGTGCGGCTAAATCTAAACGGATAACAAAACCCTGGACATCTACCCGTAAACCAACTCCAGCTCCCATTCCTAATTCGCTTAAAAAGTCTCCAGAAAATTTACCGCCTGGTAAAGCAGGATTTTCCTCTGAGTTCCAAATATTACCAGCATCTGTAAATACGGCGCCTTTAAAGAAACCGAAAATAGGAAAACGGTACTCTATATTCGCTTCCAAGCGGATGTTTCCAGTCTGGTCAAAAAACGCACCTTCTTCTGTGCCTTGCTCGTTATAAGTTCCAGGACCCAAGGAGCGAATTCTAAAGGCACGCACGCTGTAAGGGCCGCCAGAATAATATTGTTTTGTAAATGGTAAAACGTCTGAATTGCCATAAGCCAGGCCGTAGCCTGCAAACAATCTCGTGGCGACTGTTTGCTCTTTTCCAAAATTAAAGTGATAGCGTAAATCGATATCTGCTTTTGCATATTGCGCGTATTCTAAACCTAAAAATTCCTTGGGTGTACCAGGCTCTTTTTCTTTGCCTAGTAAACTAACGGAATTTCCGGCAATATCAAAAGTAAAATTGGCATAAAAGTTATGTGTTTTACCAGCATCAACTAACCCGTTGTAAGTAAAAGAGTAGGTAAGCCCAGAGATAAACTCCTGATCAAAACTGCGTTGTAAAAACGGGTTGTCGTCTAATATCTTTTGAAATTCTGGAGTCGTGTTAGAAAGACGGGTATAGTAAACAGAAATAGGATTGACTTTATGGGTTACAAAACGATTGGCATCCCATACATAGCCAAACAGTGTGTTAGCAGACAAGAGCGTGTACAATTTACTTCGGTTTAAATAATCGAAACCTAGAGATGTTATGGTTTTAGGAATGGAGTATTCGAAAAAATCTGCACTAATTTTGAATGGCGAAATAACTCTTGGAAAAATTAATTCGCCTTCCAAGCCCAATTCCAAACTACTTAATCCAGCTTGATTGCCACTGGCAATTTGAGTTTCATAGCCTGCCTTTGTGCTTATATTTAATGTTTCACCACCTTTAAATAAATTCCGATTACTATAAGTTAAAACCAATGCGGGACCTGCAAAATTATTAGATTTTGTTACCGCCCGTAATTCTGCTCTAATGGCCCGTTTGTTTAATGGAGAGAGATAGATATTTGCTTCTAAAAGTCCTAGGCCATTTTCAGCTAAAGAATCTGTTTCTTTATATTGGATGTTTACAAATTTGTATGCCCCTATAGATGATAAACGTCTAGCGGTATTTTTTGAGGTTACCGGGCTATATAATTGCCCTTCTTTTAATGTAATAAAAGGATCTAAATGTTCTGGTTTGAAAAAAACAGAATCTTGTATGTACGTTTTATTATTATAGCGTTCATCATCAGAAATTTTTGAATCTTTTGTTAAATCATAGTCAGGATAAATAGTCACCCGCTCTAAACGATAGGGGATAATAGCTTTTTGTGGTACTTCGGCTTTCAGCTTCAAAAACAAATCAATACGCTTATTATCGTAACGATTACTGTCTGCTTCAAAAATTAAAAAATCAGAATTAAAATTATAATAGCCTTTGCGTTTTAGCATCGCATCCAGGCGTTCACGCTCTAACTTCATAGCCTTTAAATCAAAACGAATGTCTTTTTTAAAATTTGATTCGGCAACGCTAGCTTTCAATGCTTCATATAAAGGGGAAGGCACAGAATCTATTTGATAGGTTTCAATTTTATACGGTGTAGGGACTTGCACGGTATAAGTTATAGCAGCTTCTTTTGCCTCTTGATCTTCGGTGAAGGATGAGGTTGCAAGACTGTAGAAAAACCCATTATTTTCTAGTTTATTGACAAGGATGTCTTCTATTTCATAAGGTTTAACATCACTTTGGTACACGGGTTCTTCGCCAAACTGTTTGTACAACCATTTATTGAGAAATCCCGGTTTTTCTTGTTGCACTTTATAGTAATAATGTAAACCAGGTCGCAGACCCAGAAATTTTGAATTGGGTTCTGGGCGCAAAATGGTTTCTAATTCAGTTTTTAAATCGGAAGGATTTTCTACCAGACTATCGGCATTAACTTCAATAGTGGCTCCAGTATATAATAACGCACCTTCTGGAATGTATTTTTTTACAGCACAGGATTGTGCAATGAAAATTGCAAAACTAATGCTGAAGAGCATAAAAATACTTCTGAGATTTCTAGATTGATAAGTCACTACTTGTTATTTATTTCTTCGTTTTCAGGATCAATTTTTTCCTTGTCTTTTTGCTTCTGTTGAGCTTTTAAACGCTCTCTTTCTGATTTCTCTTCTTTGGTTTCATTATAAAAAACAGCATCCCAAAGCTCCTTAAATTTATTGAATTCTTGAGTAAATATAAGTCCAATCCCACTAACGATGGTTTGACCGTCAATAACATTTTCAAACTCATTCCTTCTAAAACCTTTTAGCTTATAGCGTCCGTTTTCAGTCAATAAATATTCTAGACTCACATTCCCAATTAAAGGAGTTGCCTCGCCAGTTGAGCTACTGCCTTGTATGTCTACTTCGCTACCAACACGAACAATCAATCGGTCATCAAACAAACGTTTTTGTGCGGCAATATTAAGTTGTGTGCGGTCTTGTGGTGCGTCACCTTGGTAGTCTGTATAACTGTCTAAACCAAAATCAAGTTCAAAGCCGGTGTCTTCTAAAAATTTATTTGAAAAAACGTTCAATTGGTCGGACACCGCATCGTTTAAATTGCTTCTGGCAACTGTGGCAAAACCACCTTTGCTGCCATCACTTCCAGGTTCTGGGTAAAATCGATTTAATACTAATAAAGAAAACACCTGTCTGTTTAATTCACCTTCTTGCTGGTTTACCTGT
It contains:
- a CDS encoding rhodanese-like domain-containing protein, whose protein sequence is MKHLFLLLFSFISVEAIAQKTLDALLKQHNTNEVPYISVEALAMPKTKAIIFDSREPQEYAVSHLKEAVFVGYNTFNIDSIQEKYPDKNEKIVVYCSLGIRSETTGKKLKKAGYTNVYNLYGGIFEWKNKGFSLIDSEAKETEKVHTFNKAWSKWLKNGEKIYETEDTKK
- the arsS gene encoding arsenosugar biosynthesis radical SAM (seleno)protein ArsS (Some members of this family are selenoproteins.), translated to MTKVKTQSLHKRDSDLANSNRQLEILSNGIFQSGELPKFKDKISETNQFPLKAKKLEILQINVGYMCNQVCEHCHVDAGPDRKEIMTRETMQQILEVIKTTGAHTLDLTGGAPEMNPHFRWFVEEASKVGVKDFIVRSNLTIIRANKKYYDLPDFFKKHNIHVVSSMPHWTRGKTDKQRGEGVFDLSIKALQELNARGYGMPDSDLKLDLVYNPNGAYLPGNQATMEKDFKKALKEDFDIQFHNLFAITNLPIARFLDYLIASENYEDYMHALVDAYNPAAVKNVMCTNTLSVSWDGYLYDCDFNQMLALPVNSKSKHISQYQEDLLEGRNIVISQHCYGCTAGAGSSCQGVVTD
- a CDS encoding arsenosugar biosynthesis-associated peroxidase-like protein, with protein sequence MQKTYYDPADLRKFGKISEWNQELGDKFFDYYGKVFEEGALTAREKSLIALAVAHTEQCPYCIDAYTKDGLQRGITKEEMMEALHVGAAIKSGATLVHGVQMMNKVNKLEM
- a CDS encoding sodium:proton antiporter, with amino-acid sequence MNDYFFIIAILVILAAAFGYINVRFFKLPNAIGLMLITILFTLGIFAISYFDSTLLDAERYIIRQIDFKSVLLDIMLSFLLFAGALHTNFEQLKVQRWPVLVFSTLGVLVSTFLVGTVVYFMLQIIGLQVQFIYCLLFGALISPTDPIAVLGILKKAGVPKKLETKIVGESLFNDGVGVVIFLTIFQIADLGIANIETLDVAKLFVQEVIGGILLGGALGWITFRLMRSIDDYDIEVIITLAAVMGGTLLAHEFHVSAPLAVVTAGLIIGNDTVRSSAMSATTETYVDKFWELIDILLNTILFVLIGMEMLVLALEGKYILAGLLAIPIVLLCRYASLLLPINFFKKKLNFVPKTNLIMTWGGLRGGISIALALGLTEAMHRDLFLVVTYIVVVFSILVQGLTVGKLVKKIELKYAKTDNQ
- a CDS encoding BamA/TamA family outer membrane protein, which encodes MLFSISFAIFIAQSCAVKKYIPEGALLYTGATIEVNADSLVENPSDLKTELETILRPEPNSKFLGLRPGLHYYYKVQQEKPGFLNKWLYKQFGEEPVYQSDVKPYEIEDILVNKLENNGFFYSLATSSFTEDQEAKEAAITYTVQVPTPYKIETYQIDSVPSPLYEALKASVAESNFKKDIRFDLKAMKLERERLDAMLKRKGYYNFNSDFLIFEADSNRYDNKRIDLFLKLKAEVPQKAIIPYRLERVTIYPDYDLTKDSKISDDERYNNKTYIQDSVFFKPEHLDPFITLKEGQLYSPVTSKNTARRLSSIGAYKFVNIQYKETDSLAENGLGLLEANIYLSPLNKRAIRAELRAVTKSNNFAGPALVLTYSNRNLFKGGETLNISTKAGYETQIASGNQAGLSSLELGLEGELIFPRVISPFKISADFFEYSIPKTITSLGFDYLNRSKLYTLLSANTLFGYVWDANRFVTHKVNPISVYYTRLSNTTPEFQKILDDNPFLQRSFDQEFISGLTYSFTYNGLVDAGKTHNFYANFTFDIAGNSVSLLGKEKEPGTPKEFLGLEYAQYAKADIDLRYHFNFGKEQTVATRLFAGYGLAYGNSDVLPFTKQYYSGGPYSVRAFRIRSLGPGTYNEQGTEEGAFFDQTGNIRLEANIEYRFPIFGFFKGAVFTDAGNIWNSEENPALPGGKFSGDFLSELGMGAGVGLRVDVQGFVIRLDLAAPFHDPAQPKGQRFDFEADEPILNFAIGYPF